A region from the Desulfitobacterium dehalogenans ATCC 51507 genome encodes:
- a CDS encoding flagellar motor protein MotB, with protein MARKRTEEPEKDSSERWLLTYSDLITLLMIFFVVMYSMSQVDANKFQAIAESLSIALGGGTPAQIEIGTSPSGPNLIETYPVNKPKEGKGPENGEGNGKGDGTDMENMTIEAIKQKLDKFASDNGIEAKLVSSIEERGLVISIQDTLLFESGAAEITPKAREILDKINNVLASAPNYIKVEGHTDNLPINTGRFPSNWELSVLRATNVVRIMQEIIPAEQLSATGYGEYRPITSNNTEAGRARNRRVDLVILRSKYDLTEPGQSLAADPTSGTSATPSN; from the coding sequence ATGGCGAGAAAACGAACTGAAGAACCTGAAAAAGATAGTTCCGAACGCTGGCTCCTGACCTATTCGGACCTCATCACTCTGCTCATGATTTTCTTTGTAGTTATGTATTCCATGAGCCAGGTGGATGCGAATAAATTCCAAGCCATCGCTGAGTCCCTCAGCATCGCTTTAGGTGGAGGCACCCCTGCTCAGATAGAAATCGGCACCTCTCCCTCCGGGCCGAACCTGATTGAAACTTACCCCGTCAACAAGCCGAAGGAAGGAAAAGGGCCCGAGAATGGCGAAGGAAATGGCAAAGGTGACGGTACCGATATGGAGAATATGACTATTGAAGCCATTAAGCAAAAGCTGGATAAATTTGCTTCAGACAATGGCATCGAGGCTAAGCTGGTCTCCTCCATTGAAGAGCGCGGGCTGGTCATTAGTATTCAGGACACCCTCCTTTTCGAGAGCGGAGCTGCGGAAATCACCCCCAAAGCTCGGGAAATCCTCGATAAAATCAACAACGTCCTGGCCTCGGCTCCGAACTACATTAAAGTAGAAGGACATACGGATAATCTTCCCATTAACACCGGCCGGTTCCCCAGCAACTGGGAGCTTTCCGTACTACGGGCCACCAACGTGGTTCGCATCATGCAGGAGATCATCCCTGCCGAACAGCTCTCCGCTACCGGTTATGGGGAGTACCGTCCTATCACATCAAATAACACCGAAGCCGGCCGGGCAAGAAATCGTCGCGTCGACCTGGTCATCCTCCGCTCCAAATATGATTTAACGGAGCCCGGACAGTCCCTGGCAGCCGATCCGACCTCAGGAACATCCGCAACTCCGTCAAATTAG